Part of the Flagellimonas eckloniae genome, TTGTTACCTGTATTTCTCCACAAGAAACAAAGAGCGTATGGCTTTGATAGAAAAAGGTGCAGACGCCAGTATTTTTGTAAAAGGAAAACGTGAAAAAGCAGCTCCTTTTTGGAAAATCCTTATATTAAATCTAGCGCTTTTGTTAATGGGAATAGGAGCTGGCGTTATTATTGGCGGTATTCTTTGGAGCAATTTCAATGTTGATGATGATATTGCAATGCCAGGTTCTATATTTCTAATGGCAGGTACAGGCTTATTGATAGGGTTTTTCCTTACCAAAAAATTGGACCGGGAGGAATAAAATTTTTAGTTAAAAGCATTTTAAACCATCATTTAATTATGATGGTTTTTTATTTTTAGATATGAAAGTTATCTCCACCAACCTTGGCAAAGCCACCTCAATTTTGTGGAACGGCAAAAAAGAACAAACCGGGATTTTCAAATATCCTGTTAGAACCTCTATAGTCCTGGAAAAGAATGATGTGTTCAAGGATACCATAATTGACCGTAAACACCATGGTGGAGAACATAAGGCGTGTTATCTTTTTTCTGCCAATCAGTATCCCTTTTGGAAAGAAAAATACCCTGATTTAAAATGGGATTGGGGAATGTTTGGGGAAAACCTAACCGTAGAAGGGTTAGACGAGTCAAAAATACGGATAGGTAACGTTTACAGGATAGGTACTGCCCTTGTTCAAATTACCCAACCTCGAGAACCCTGTTATAAATTAGGAATTCGGTTCGGTACACAGGAAATATTAAAGCAATTCATTGACCATGGATTTCCAGGTGCGTATATAAAAATATTGGAAGTTGGAGAAGTTAAAGTTGGGGACAATTTAGAACTGGTCCAGGAATCAGAAAACACATTGACCGTGCAACAATTTTATAAACTACTTTTTTCAAGATCCAAGGATATGGATTTGATTAGGCTAGCAGTCGCCAATGAGGCATTGCCCGAGTATAAAAGGAATCGTTTAAAAAAGCACTTACAATAAGAAAGGCCCATATAAATGGGCCCCCTTGCACTGAAATTAACTAAACAAATCGTTTTATTTTACACTGATAGTCTTTTCATAAGTTCCCAACTTATCAACTACAACGATGGTGTACTCATCTTCAAAAGCTTTTTCAAAGTTGAACGCTTTTTCAACAACCATTTCACCTTCAATTGATTCATTGTAAATAAGTCTATCTTGGCTATCATATACTTTAAGAATCACCCTCCCTTGGGAAAGATTCAACAGATTCATGAACATCTTTTCACCTCTCTTAATAAAAACAGGATCCAACTTAACCTCAATCAACTTCTTCTCAACCTCACTTTTAGCAATACCTCTTTTACCAAAAGTTCCTTCTGATCCATTTGCAAACCCTACTGTAGATACTAATAGGAATGCCGCTACTGTAACATAATTTAAAACTGATTTCATAACACTCGTTTTTAAGATTACAAGACAAATGTACTATGGGATTATTCCTTGGAACACCACAATTTTTTCCAGTTTCTATGCAATATTACCACACAGGCAATGTTAATATAGTATTAAGGTTAAAATAGAACATATTTTAGTTAATTTTGCATAGATGCTATCTAAAAACCCAGTATACCTTTACATAACTAATAGAAAATGGCAACAATGAATCAAAAACCTGCTTTTGAGGCAATTGCACCAAATTTTGGACATTCATTTACTTATCAAAAGTTTAGTGAAAGTCAAGAAAACAAGAATAACGGTTGGCATTACCACCCAGAATTGGAACTTGTTTATGTTAATGGCGGTTCTGGAAAAAGGCAAATTGGCAGTCACGTTTCCTATTATAGAAATGGAGACCTTATTCTTATAGGTTCCAACCTACCCCATTGTGGTTTTACGGACAAGCTTACTGGAAACAAGAGCGAAACAATAGTTCAAATGAAGCTTGACTTCTTGGGGAATGATTTCTTCAACATTCCAGAAATGAAGAACATTCAGAAATTGCTCGAGATTTCCAAAGGTGGAATAGCTTTCTCTGGAAAGACCAAAATGAAGGTTGGTGAAAAAATGGAAATATTGGAATACCAGACCGATTTTCAAAGATTACTTTCCATTCTAAACATCCTTAACCAGTTGGCCACATCACAGGAAATAAATGTATTGAATGCCGAAGGTTTTTCAATGGAGACCGAAGTTAAGGACAACGACCGTATCAATATTGTTTTTAACCATGTAAAGGCCAATTTTAAGGAAGACATTAGCTTGGATCAGATTGCGGATATGGTTAGCATGACGGTTCCATCCTTCTGCCGTTACTTTAAAAAAATTACCAACAAGACCTTTGTTCAATTTGTAAATGAATATAGATTAGTGCACGCTTCCAAGCTTTTGGCAGAACAACCCATAAGTATTACACAGGTATGTTATGACTGTGGATTCAACAATTTTTCACATTTTAATAAATCCTTCAAAGCTTTTACGGGACAAAATCCTTCGGATTACAGAAATCAGTTAAAAACAGTATTAAAATAGAATGGGGTTATTTTCAGAAAAAATGATTCTGGATTTACCTCAAAGCGATATTGTTTACTACCCAAATTTCTTCTCTTCGGAAAAAGCCACCACATATTTCAATCTATTGAAACAAACCATTTCATGGCAACAGGATGAAATTACAGTCTTTGGAAAAACATATGCCCAACCCCGATTAACGGCCCTTTATGGAAATAATGGGAAAACATACACCTATTCCAATATTACCATGCGGCCAAATCCATATACCCAAGAATTGCATCAAATAAAAACATTGGTTGAAAAAGAAATCCAGATAGAATTTTCAACCTGTCTTTTAAATTATTACCGGGATGGGAAAGATAGCAATGGATGGCATTCAGATGATGAAAAGGAATTGGGTGAAAATCCGCCAATTGCTTCAATTAGTCTGGGGACCGAACGTTTTTTTCATCTAAGAAACATTTCAGACAAAACGTTGAAGCACAAAATAGTATTGGAACATGGCAGTCTTTTGGTCATGAAAGGAGAAACACAGCATCATTGGCAACATCAAATTCCTAAAACCGCCAAAAAAATTGGAGAACGCATTAATCTGACCTTTCGGGCAATTAAATAGATTTTTTAATCAAAAAGGTCGTTCAATATCTTGGCCAACCTCAGCCCTCCACGCTGCAACTGTTGAAACAATACATCATTGTATTTGTATCCGTATTGGTAACCAAGCTTATCACCAACTTTTGCCGAACCATAAATCTCTCCGCATATTTCGTGGGATTCTTGAACCCAATCGTAGATGGTCCCTTCCTGTATTTTTTTTCGTTCTTTTCTAGAAACAATATCAAGCTCTGTGGCAAGTTCGGTATAGGTCATACCATAGGATTCAATTAAATTTTTATCCCAAACCCTATGAAGATTGGTTCCTTCTCCAAACCATTGCAATTGAATATCATTCCCTCCTTTGTCCTCTGCCCTACTCGCATGCATGGGCTGGTGCAGGTCCCCAATTAAATGAACCAGCATTTTCAAATAAAATACCCGATCTTCTCGAGGACTATTTTCATTCTTGACAATGGAAGTACATTTTTCTATGGCTACAATTAAATCTCCCCACTTACTTTTTTCAGAATCTTCATAACGCATATTCAGTGGATAATTGACATAATGCCAAGCGGAAAACTTGGAAAAGCTGCGATCCGCCTTTATTTCATCTGCAAATGTGGATACAAATGCCAAGCTATGCCCATCCAACAAATCATTCAAAGCCCGTTTGGCTTTTCCTGTTAAATGGTTTTCGGCAATATGCCCGGTGACCCTATGTCCTGTTTTTCCCCAGTAATTACTAAATCCAACTATTGGAATTAACAAAAAAAGGAGGGTGAGATTCTTCATTATTGATGTTTTTTCCAAAAATAGAAAACTGCAATTGATTACTTATATATTAATACAAGCATTTTAATGGAATCTAAGATCATATTTGGAAATATTATTTTAATATAATATATTTATGATATCATTTTAATATCACTAAATCAATTATTATGACGAACGAGAAAATAATCACTCCTTTAAATGGCTATTTCATGCTCTTTATCTCCTTAGCTTTATTTTTTGGAGGAATTGCCACTATTATATTAGGAGAATCTGCATGGCCAACTATCGCCATTTTTATTGGTTTGGTAATGGCCTTTGGTTTGGTTTTGGTAAACCCTAATAGCTCACGGGTTCTTTTGCTGTTTGGGAAATACGTGGGCACTGTAAAAAAGAACGGTCTCTATTGGGTAAACCCTTTATATTCCAAACGAAAAATCTCATTGCGGGCCAGTAATTTTGATAGTGAGCGGCTAAAAGTAAACGACAAGCTGGGGAACCCTGTAATGATCAGTACAATCTTGGTTTGGAGAGTTACTAACACCTATAAAGCGGCTTTTGATGTTGATGACTACAAAAATTTTGTGCGGGTCCAAACCGATGCAGCGGTTAGAAAATTGGCAAGTATGTACCCCTATGATAATTTTGCGGATGAAGGTATTGAGGAAGACATTACGCTACGTTCCAGTCTAAACGAGGTAAGTGAAGCATTAGAAAAGGAAGTACAGGAAAGATTGGGTATGGCCGGAATTGAAGTTTTGGAAGCAAGAATCGGCTATCTTGCTTATGCTCAAGAAATTGCCAACGCTATGCTAAAACGGCAACAAGCAACAGCGATAGTTGCTGCCCGACACAAAATTGTTGAAGGTGCGGTAAGCATGGTGGAAATGGCATTGGAAGAATTAAGTAGAAAAGAAATTGTTGATCTTGATGAAGAACGCAAAGCTGCTATGGTAAGCAACCTAATGGTAGTGCTATGCTCGGATAAAGATGCTTCCCCAATTGTAAATACAGGAACACTTAATCATTAATATGACATTGTTCACAGAAATACAACGATTCAATCAGTGGTGGATGCAGCTTATAAACTTTAGTGTCCTTGGTATTTTAGTATTTTTTTTCTATCGTTGGTATGTGCTGGGGAAAGCTGTGGATAAGGTAAAACCAGATGATTTTTATGGTCAGGCCGTGGTATCTGGCTCACTTATTTTTGCTTTTGCATTAATTTATTTGTTCAGTCTACGGACAAAAATTGACGAAAACGGTATACACTACAGGTTTATCCCCTTTCATTTAAACTTTAAGAAAATCTCTTGGTACAATGTTCAAGAATGCTATATAAGAGAATACAGTCCCATTAGCGAATATGGAGGGTGGGGCATAAAAATTGTTCCTTCAAAAAATAGTAAGGCATACACCACAAAGGGTACTATGGGAATACAGGTTGTATTGAAAAATGGGGAAAATATTTTAGTAGGTACGCAAAAATCCGATGAGGCTCAAAATATAATTAATAGGTACTTCAAGACTTAAAAATGAGTAAAAAAAAGGCATTTGCCCTTAGACTCAACGAAGATATGCTCAAGGCCATAGAAAAATGGGCTACTGATGAATTTCGCAGTACCAATGGGCAAATAGAGTGGATACTTATGAAAAGTTTAAAGGATGCAAAGCGGGAACCAAAAAAAAAGAACTTGGACAATGATTAAATTCCCGCGTTTTTTAGGATACTCTATGTGAAGTAAACTTCCCTGCCCAATACATTGGC contains:
- a CDS encoding DUF6141 family protein, producing MTLFTEIQRFNQWWMQLINFSVLGILVFFFYRWYVLGKAVDKVKPDDFYGQAVVSGSLIFAFALIYLFSLRTKIDENGIHYRFIPFHLNFKKISWYNVQECYIREYSPISEYGGWGIKIVPSKNSKAYTTKGTMGIQVVLKNGENILVGTQKSDEAQNIINRYFKT
- a CDS encoding MOSC domain-containing protein — its product is MKVISTNLGKATSILWNGKKEQTGIFKYPVRTSIVLEKNDVFKDTIIDRKHHGGEHKACYLFSANQYPFWKEKYPDLKWDWGMFGENLTVEGLDESKIRIGNVYRIGTALVQITQPREPCYKLGIRFGTQEILKQFIDHGFPGAYIKILEVGEVKVGDNLELVQESENTLTVQQFYKLLFSRSKDMDLIRLAVANEALPEYKRNRLKKHLQ
- a CDS encoding DUF6249 domain-containing protein → MEVLVFISLFLVIFGICYLYFSTRNKERMALIEKGADASIFVKGKREKAAPFWKILILNLALLLMGIGAGVIIGGILWSNFNVDDDIAMPGSIFLMAGTGLLIGFFLTKKLDREE
- a CDS encoding SPFH domain-containing protein — its product is MTNEKIITPLNGYFMLFISLALFFGGIATIILGESAWPTIAIFIGLVMAFGLVLVNPNSSRVLLLFGKYVGTVKKNGLYWVNPLYSKRKISLRASNFDSERLKVNDKLGNPVMISTILVWRVTNTYKAAFDVDDYKNFVRVQTDAAVRKLASMYPYDNFADEGIEEDITLRSSLNEVSEALEKEVQERLGMAGIEVLEARIGYLAYAQEIANAMLKRQQATAIVAARHKIVEGAVSMVEMALEELSRKEIVDLDEERKAAMVSNLMVVLCSDKDASPIVNTGTLNH
- a CDS encoding Arc family DNA-binding protein, which produces MSKKKAFALRLNEDMLKAIEKWATDEFRSTNGQIEWILMKSLKDAKREPKKKNLDND
- a CDS encoding alpha-ketoglutarate-dependent dioxygenase AlkB family protein, producing MGLFSEKMILDLPQSDIVYYPNFFSSEKATTYFNLLKQTISWQQDEITVFGKTYAQPRLTALYGNNGKTYTYSNITMRPNPYTQELHQIKTLVEKEIQIEFSTCLLNYYRDGKDSNGWHSDDEKELGENPPIASISLGTERFFHLRNISDKTLKHKIVLEHGSLLVMKGETQHHWQHQIPKTAKKIGERINLTFRAIK
- a CDS encoding S1/P1 nuclease encodes the protein MKNLTLLFLLIPIVGFSNYWGKTGHRVTGHIAENHLTGKAKRALNDLLDGHSLAFVSTFADEIKADRSFSKFSAWHYVNYPLNMRYEDSEKSKWGDLIVAIEKCTSIVKNENSPREDRVFYLKMLVHLIGDLHQPMHASRAEDKGGNDIQLQWFGEGTNLHRVWDKNLIESYGMTYTELATELDIVSRKERKKIQEGTIYDWVQESHEICGEIYGSAKVGDKLGYQYGYKYNDVLFQQLQRGGLRLAKILNDLFD
- a CDS encoding AraC family transcriptional regulator — its product is MNQKPAFEAIAPNFGHSFTYQKFSESQENKNNGWHYHPELELVYVNGGSGKRQIGSHVSYYRNGDLILIGSNLPHCGFTDKLTGNKSETIVQMKLDFLGNDFFNIPEMKNIQKLLEISKGGIAFSGKTKMKVGEKMEILEYQTDFQRLLSILNILNQLATSQEINVLNAEGFSMETEVKDNDRINIVFNHVKANFKEDISLDQIADMVSMTVPSFCRYFKKITNKTFVQFVNEYRLVHASKLLAEQPISITQVCYDCGFNNFSHFNKSFKAFTGQNPSDYRNQLKTVLK